A region of Arabidopsis thaliana chromosome 5, partial sequence DNA encodes the following proteins:
- a CDS encoding RNI-like superfamily protein (RNI-like superfamily protein; CONTAINS InterPro DOMAIN/s: Leucine-rich repeat, cysteine-containing subtype (InterPro:IPR006553); BEST Arabidopsis thaliana protein match is: F-box/RNI-like superfamily protein (TAIR:AT4G15475.1); Has 1807 Blast hits to 1807 proteins in 277 species: Archae - 0; Bacteria - 0; Metazoa - 736; Fungi - 347; Plants - 385; Viruses - 0; Other Eukaryotes - 339 (source: NCBI BLink).) has product MSSVCVNEALTDDELRWVLSRLDSDKDKEVFGLVCKRWLNLQSTDRKKLAARAGPHMLRRLASRFTQIVELDLSQSISRSFYPGVTDSDLAVISEGFKFLRVLNLHNCKGITDTGLASIGRCLSLLQFLDVSYCRKLSDKGLSAVAEGCHDLRALHLAGCRFITDESLKSLSERCRDLEALGLQGCTNITDSGLADLVKGCRKIKSLDINKCSNVGDAGVSSVAKACASSLKTLKLLDCYKVGNESISSLAQFCKNLETLIIGGCRDISDESIMLLADSCKDSLKNLRMDWCLNISDSSLSCILKQCKNLEALDIGCCEEVTDTAFRDLGSDDVLGLKVLKVSNCTKITVTGIGKLLDKCSSLEYIDVRSLPHVTEVRCSEAGLEFPKCCKVNFSGSLTEPDVLL; this is encoded by the exons ATGTCATCGGTCTGTGTTAACGAAGCATTAACCGATGACGAGCTGAGATGGGTATTGTCGAGACTAGACAGTGATAAAGATAAGGAAGTGTTTGGTTTGGTCTGCAAGAGGTGGCTAAATCTGCAGAGTACCGACCGGAAGAAGCTAGCGGCACGTGCTGGTCCACATATGCTCCGCCGTCTCGCTTCTAGGTTCACTCAAATCGTCGAATTGGATTTGTCTCAGTCAATTTCTAGGTCCTTTTATCCAGGAGTTACTGATTCTGACCTCGCTGTTATCTCTGAGGGATTCAAGTTTCTCAGAGTTCTTAATCTTCACAACTGTAAAG GTATTACAGATACTGGATTGGCCTCAATTGGAAGGTGTCTTTCTTTACTGCAGTTTTTGGATGTATCATATTGTAGAAAGCTCTCAGATAAAGGATTATCAGCTGTTGCAGAAGGCTGCCATGATCTAAGGGCATTGCATTTAGCGGGTTGTCGTTTCATCACCGATGAATCGTTGAAATCACTCTCTGAGAGATGCCGTGATCTCGAAGCTCTGGGGCTACAAGGCTGCACCAATATCACTGATTCAGGTCTTGCTGATCTTGTGAAGGGATGCAGAAAGATAAAATCTTTAGACATTAATAAATGTAGCAATGTTGGAGATGCTGGAGTTTCGAGCGTGGCGAAAGCTTGTGCATCTTCCCTCAAGACACTCAAATTGCTGGACTGTTACAAAGTCGGGAACGAATCTATATCGTCGCTGGCGCAGTTTTGCAAGAATCTGGAAACTCTGATAATCGGTGGATGCAGAGATATCTCTGACGAATCTATCATGTTACTGGCAGATTCCTGTAAAGACAGTCTCAAGAACTTGAGGATGGATTGGTGCTTGAATATATCTGACTCTTCCCTTAGCTGCATTCTCAAGCAGTGCAAGAACTTGGAGGCTCTAGATATTGGTTGCTGTGAAGAGGTCACAGACACTGCTTTCCGGGATTTAGGGAGCGACGATGTTTTGGGATTGAAGGTTTTAAAGGTTAGCAACTGCACGAAGATCACAGTAACAGGGATAGGCAAGCTTTTGGACAAATGCAGTTCCCTGGAGTATATAGATGTAAGGTCTCTTCCACATGTGACAGAAGTGAGATGCAGTGAAGCTGGTTTGGAGTTCCCAAAATGTTGTAAAGTTAACTTTTCAGGTAGTTTAACCGAGCCAGATGTTCTGCTTTGA